From a region of the Cutaneotrichosporon cavernicola HIS019 DNA, chromosome: 7a genome:
- a CDS encoding uncharacterized protein (DUF167) encodes MRKGRSSSSPSKPTQDDMSAWRALPTGVALRVRATPRSSTNAVRGLVDLPGEGTAVSVATTAPPADGAANKNITAILAKALGVPKSAVRVVAGATGRLKRVEVDGDAAALAAKLEDLCR; translated from the coding sequence ATGCGCAAGGGCcgctcatcttcctcgccttccaAGCCGACCCAAGACGACATGTCCGCCTGGCGCGCCCTCCCTACCGGTGTTGCGTTGCGCGTTCGCGCAACGCCACGTTCCAGCACAAACGCTGTGCGCGGTCTCGTCGATCTCCCGGGGGAAGGCACGGCTGTGAGCGTCGCGacgaccgcgccgccagccgacGGAGCTGCGAACAAGAACATCACTGCGATTCTAGCCAAGGCTCTCGGAGTGCCCAAGAGTGCAGTACGTGTTGTAGCTGGTGCAACAGGCCGGTTGAAGCGtgttgaggtcgacggTGACGCCGCAGCACTGGCCGCCAAACTCGAGGATCTGTGCCGCTAG